A single genomic interval of Schistocerca americana isolate TAMUIC-IGC-003095 chromosome 2, iqSchAmer2.1, whole genome shotgun sequence harbors:
- the LOC124596033 gene encoding dehydrogenase/reductase SDR family member 11-like has translation MGIEKYAGRVALVTGASSGMGAAIAQELLKHGIHVVGLARRVELIKALEVKGSPGKLYAIQGDVGKEESILSAFKWIRENLDGVDILVNSAGVDHETDFVSGETEHWRQMFEVNELGLAICSREAVQDMMRRGVDDGFIIHISSTAAHVPVFSDGLGMHSVNKTAVRVMAEGLRKDLVAKKSKIRVGQISPGLVKTNAINQSEKWAQIFDTMPYLEVEDTAKAVVYMLSQPPRVQVHDIIIRPTGEFYG, from the exons ATGGGCATCGAGAAGTACGCTGGCCGCGTGGCCCTGGTTACTGGCGCCAGTTCCGGCATGGGCGCCGCTATCGCTCAGGAGCTGCTCAAGCACGGCATCCACGTGGTCGGCCTCGCCAGGAGGGTGGAACTGATCAAG GCTCTTGAAGTGAAGGGGTCGCCGGGCAAACTGTACGCTATTCAAGGAGACGTAGGAAAAGAAGAAAGCATCCTCTCAGCTTTCAAGTGGATTAGGGAGAACCTCGATGGAGTCGACATCCTGGTCAACAGCGCTGGAGTCGATCACGAAACTGATTTTGTAT CCGGTGAAACAGAACACTGGAGGCAGATGTTTGAGGTGAACGAGCTTGGCCTGGCCATCTGCAGCAGGGAGGCGGTCCAGGACATGATGAGGAGGGGCGTCGACGACGGCTTCATCATCCACATCAGCAG TACAGCGGCGCACGTCCCGGTGTTCAGTGATGGCCTCGGGATGCACTCAGTCAACAAAACAGCTGTGAGGGTCATGGCTGAAGGACTCAGGAaggacctcgtcgccaaaaagagCAAGATTCGTGTTGGG CAAATTTCTCCAGGGCTCGTGAAAACCAATGCGATTAACCAGTCTGAGAAGTGGGCACAGATCTTCGATACAATGCCTTACCTGGAAGTGGAAGACACAGCAAAAGCCGTGGTCTACATGCTTTCCCAACCTCCAAGGGTTCAG